A window of the Lagopus muta isolate bLagMut1 chromosome 1, bLagMut1 primary, whole genome shotgun sequence genome harbors these coding sequences:
- the NAA50 gene encoding N-alpha-acetyltransferase 50 isoform X2 — MKGRIELGDVTPHNIKQLKRLNQVIFPVSYNDKFYKDVLEVGELAKLAYFNDIAVGAVCCRVDHSQNQKRLYIMTLGCLAPYRRLGIGTKMLNHVLNICEKDGTFDNIYLHVQISNESAIDFYRKFGFEIIETKKNYYKRIEPADAHVLQKNLKAPCLGQNADVQKTDN; from the exons CCGGATCGAGCTGGGAGATGTGACACCccacaacattaagcagctgaaGAGGCTAAACCAAGTCATCTTTCCTGTCAGCTACAACGACAAGTTCTACAAGGACGTACTGGAGGTTGGCGAGCTAGCCAAATTAG CCTACTTCAATGATATTGCGGTGGGAGCAGTGTGTTGTAGGGTGGATCACTCCCAGAACCAGAAGAGGCTGTATATCATGACACTTGGATGTCTGGCACCCTACCGACGGCTAGGAATAG GAACTAAAATGCTGAATCACGTCTTAAACATCTGTGAGAAAGATGGCACTTTCGACAACATCTATCT GCACGTCCAGATCAGCAATGAGTCAGCAATTGACTTCTACAGGAAGTTTGGCTTTGAGATCATTGAGACGAAGAAAAACTACTACAAGAGGATAGAACCCGCAGATGCTCATGTGCTGCAGAAAAACCTCAAAGCCCCTTGTCTTGGCCAGAACGCAGATGTGCAAAAGACCGACAACTGA
- the NAA50 gene encoding N-alpha-acetyltransferase 50 isoform X1: MKGSRIELGDVTPHNIKQLKRLNQVIFPVSYNDKFYKDVLEVGELAKLAYFNDIAVGAVCCRVDHSQNQKRLYIMTLGCLAPYRRLGIGTKMLNHVLNICEKDGTFDNIYLHVQISNESAIDFYRKFGFEIIETKKNYYKRIEPADAHVLQKNLKAPCLGQNADVQKTDN; the protein is encoded by the exons TAGCCGGATCGAGCTGGGAGATGTGACACCccacaacattaagcagctgaaGAGGCTAAACCAAGTCATCTTTCCTGTCAGCTACAACGACAAGTTCTACAAGGACGTACTGGAGGTTGGCGAGCTAGCCAAATTAG CCTACTTCAATGATATTGCGGTGGGAGCAGTGTGTTGTAGGGTGGATCACTCCCAGAACCAGAAGAGGCTGTATATCATGACACTTGGATGTCTGGCACCCTACCGACGGCTAGGAATAG GAACTAAAATGCTGAATCACGTCTTAAACATCTGTGAGAAAGATGGCACTTTCGACAACATCTATCT GCACGTCCAGATCAGCAATGAGTCAGCAATTGACTTCTACAGGAAGTTTGGCTTTGAGATCATTGAGACGAAGAAAAACTACTACAAGAGGATAGAACCCGCAGATGCTCATGTGCTGCAGAAAAACCTCAAAGCCCCTTGTCTTGGCCAGAACGCAGATGTGCAAAAGACCGACAACTGA